One Streptomyces sp. V4I8 genomic window carries:
- a CDS encoding ABC transporter ATP-binding protein, whose protein sequence is MTPDIAEAVTCTGLAYAFGETNAVDGLDLTVREGEVFGLLGPNGAGKTTAIRCLTTLLPVPSGMVSVFGHDAAGDRMAVRRLLGYVPQQLSADASLTGRENVALFARVFDVPRRERAARVGQALTAVGLTEAADRLAGTYSGGMVRRLELAQALVSAPRLLILDEPTIGLDPIARTGVWEHIGAVRAATGMTVLVTTHYMDEADQYCDRVGLMHRGRIRALGTPAELRDGLGARRRAAGAARTDPLPTLEDVFRDVAGSGLDESSGDFRDVRSTRRTARRVG, encoded by the coding sequence ATGACACCAGACATCGCCGAGGCCGTGACCTGCACCGGGCTCGCCTACGCCTTCGGTGAGACCAACGCGGTGGACGGACTCGACCTGACGGTGCGCGAGGGCGAGGTCTTCGGCCTGCTCGGTCCCAACGGCGCCGGCAAGACCACCGCGATCCGCTGCCTGACCACCCTCCTGCCGGTGCCCTCCGGCATGGTCAGCGTCTTCGGCCACGACGCCGCAGGCGACCGTATGGCCGTACGGCGCCTGCTCGGCTACGTCCCGCAGCAGCTGTCCGCCGACGCGAGCCTGACCGGCCGCGAGAACGTCGCCCTGTTCGCCCGCGTCTTCGACGTGCCCCGCCGCGAACGCGCCGCACGCGTCGGCCAGGCCCTGACCGCGGTCGGCCTCACCGAGGCAGCCGACCGGCTCGCCGGTACCTACTCCGGCGGCATGGTCCGCCGGCTCGAACTCGCCCAGGCCCTGGTCAGCGCGCCCCGCCTGCTGATCCTCGACGAACCGACCATCGGCCTCGACCCGATCGCCCGCACCGGCGTGTGGGAGCACATCGGCGCCGTCCGCGCCGCCACCGGCATGACGGTCCTCGTCACCACCCACTACATGGACGAGGCCGACCAGTACTGCGACCGGGTCGGCCTGATGCACCGCGGCCGCATCCGGGCCCTCGGCACCCCCGCCGAGCTCAGGGACGGGCTCGGCGCCCGTCGACGTGCCGCGGGAGCGGCCCGCACCGACCCGCTGCCCACGCTGGAGGACGTCTTCCGCGACGTCGCCGGCAGCGGACTCGACGAGAGTTCAGGAGACTTCCGCGATGTCCGAAGCACCCGCCGCACCGCCCGCCGTGTCGGCTGA
- a CDS encoding MarR family winged helix-turn-helix transcriptional regulator, with the protein MEQETFPDELADALVGVQRLIRRRLRREMPAPQLRGAEVELLRLVVERPGIGISDAAKELFLAGNSVSTLVNQLGRQGYLVRETDPADRRAARLLPTPAAAARLTEWRTRRAELVRRQVSRLDEPDRETLLAAIPALRRLADTLREEAE; encoded by the coding sequence GTGGAACAGGAGACCTTCCCGGACGAACTGGCCGACGCGCTGGTCGGCGTCCAACGGCTGATCCGGCGCCGACTGCGACGCGAGATGCCCGCCCCACAGCTGCGCGGTGCCGAGGTGGAGCTGCTGCGACTGGTCGTGGAGCGTCCCGGCATCGGGATCTCCGACGCGGCCAAGGAGCTCTTCCTGGCGGGCAATTCGGTGTCCACGCTCGTCAACCAGCTGGGCCGCCAGGGCTATCTGGTCCGCGAGACGGACCCGGCCGACCGGCGCGCCGCCCGGCTGCTGCCCACCCCCGCGGCCGCGGCTCGGCTGACCGAGTGGCGTACGAGGCGTGCCGAACTCGTACGGCGCCAGGTGTCCCGTCTCGACGAGCCGGACCGGGAGACGCTGCTCGCGGCGATCCCGGCGCTGCGCAGGCTCGCGGACACCCTGCGCGAGGAGGCGGAGTGA
- a CDS encoding RNA polymerase sigma factor SigF, producing the protein MSATTRTKHSHDDAPDTAEAFDRLVGLPDGPERKVLKDELVQAWLPMAERIAVRFKGRGESLEDLYQVAALGLVKAVDHYDPARGHAFEAYAVPTITGEIKRHFRDHMWTLHVPRRVQDLRNRVRSSAKELSQLTPGRAPTVSEIAEHAHLSEAEVRTGMEALECFSALSLEAEMPGTDGYALGDAIGGPDPAYDVVVDRVTVKPCLQRLPERERTILYLRFFGGMTQSRIAQQLGISQMHVSRLLSGCFAQLREEMLAEVR; encoded by the coding sequence ATGAGTGCCACCACCAGAACGAAGCACTCCCACGACGACGCCCCTGACACCGCCGAGGCGTTCGACCGGCTCGTGGGACTCCCCGACGGGCCGGAACGCAAGGTTCTCAAGGACGAACTGGTGCAGGCCTGGCTGCCCATGGCCGAGCGGATCGCCGTGCGGTTCAAGGGACGCGGCGAGTCCCTGGAGGACCTGTACCAGGTGGCCGCCCTGGGGCTGGTGAAGGCCGTCGACCACTACGACCCGGCCCGCGGCCACGCCTTCGAGGCGTACGCGGTGCCGACCATCACCGGTGAGATCAAGCGGCACTTCCGCGACCACATGTGGACCCTGCACGTGCCGCGCCGCGTCCAGGACCTGCGCAACCGGGTGCGAAGCTCCGCGAAGGAGCTGTCGCAGCTGACCCCGGGGCGCGCGCCCACCGTCTCCGAGATCGCCGAACACGCGCATCTGAGCGAGGCCGAGGTGCGCACCGGGATGGAAGCCCTGGAGTGCTTCTCCGCGCTGTCGCTGGAGGCGGAGATGCCCGGCACGGACGGATACGCGCTGGGGGACGCGATAGGCGGCCCGGATCCGGCGTACGACGTCGTCGTCGACCGTGTAACCGTCAAGCCGTGCCTGCAGCGGCTTCCGGAGCGGGAGCGGACCATCCTCTACCTCCGCTTCTTCGGCGGGATGACCCAGAGCCGCATCGCGCAGCAGCTCGGCATCTCGCAGATGCATGTCTCGCGGCTGCTGAGCGGCTGCTTCGCGCAACTGCGGGAGGAAATGCTCGCCGAGGTCCGTTGA
- a CDS encoding ANTAR domain-containing protein translates to MAHVPHEPVDGTDRILELEEEVEQLKEAVVSHAVVDQAIGMIVALGRVSPAQGWAVLKDVSQHTNIKLRQVAQLILTWGRYGEMPPEIRAELEDALERRGPTQIPGSAQE, encoded by the coding sequence GTGGCACACGTACCGCACGAGCCCGTCGACGGGACCGACCGAATCCTCGAGCTGGAGGAGGAAGTCGAACAGCTCAAGGAGGCGGTGGTGTCGCACGCCGTCGTGGACCAGGCGATCGGAATGATCGTGGCCCTCGGCCGTGTGTCACCCGCCCAGGGGTGGGCCGTGCTGAAGGACGTCTCCCAGCACACCAACATCAAGCTCCGCCAGGTGGCGCAACTGATTCTCACCTGGGGCCGGTACGGGGAGATGCCGCCCGAGATCCGCGCCGAACTCGAAGACGCCCTCGAACGTCGCGGCCCGACGCAGATTCCGGGGTCGGCCCAGGAGTGA
- a CDS encoding VOC family protein, producing MNHDARSSRGTAEVVSTHSVFGAPCWVSLTSRDLEATQEFYTAVLGWRWRPAKLGDRFRIALAQSVPVAGIGAVASMWQMAVAWTPYFAVPSADEAVARVQERGGTAAVGPLSLPPGRAALLADRDGATFGVWEGELISNWETWRRAAPAFIRLHTRDAFDAAMFYGEVLDWATERPGCCEVRYEGGEVVLRSGGDVVARIESGALEAAPDPTIRPHWQVHFAVADVAECARAAELHGGSVLSKGSDEAVLRDPDGAQFTVTSRRGP from the coding sequence ATGAATCACGATGCGAGAAGCTCCCGGGGCACGGCCGAGGTCGTGTCCACACACTCCGTGTTCGGCGCACCCTGCTGGGTGAGCCTGACCAGCCGCGACCTGGAGGCCACCCAGGAGTTCTACACGGCTGTGCTGGGCTGGCGCTGGCGGCCGGCGAAGCTGGGCGACCGTTTCCGGATCGCGCTGGCGCAGAGCGTGCCGGTGGCCGGGATCGGAGCGGTCGCCTCGATGTGGCAGATGGCCGTGGCGTGGACCCCCTACTTCGCCGTGCCCAGCGCCGACGAGGCCGTGGCCCGGGTACAGGAGCGCGGCGGCACGGCGGCGGTCGGGCCGCTCTCGCTGCCGCCCGGGCGGGCGGCGCTGCTGGCCGACCGGGACGGTGCGACCTTCGGCGTATGGGAGGGCGAGCTCATCTCCAACTGGGAGACCTGGCGCCGCGCCGCGCCGGCCTTCATCCGCCTGCACACCCGCGACGCCTTCGACGCCGCGATGTTCTACGGCGAGGTCCTCGACTGGGCGACCGAGCGGCCCGGCTGCTGCGAGGTCCGCTACGAGGGGGGCGAGGTCGTGCTGCGCAGCGGGGGCGATGTCGTGGCGCGGATCGAGTCGGGGGCGCTGGAGGCCGCGCCCGACCCGACGATCCGGCCGCACTGGCAGGTTCACTTCGCGGTGGCGGACGTCGCGGAGTGCGCGCGGGCGGCGGAGCTGCATGGGGGAAGCGTGTTGTCGAAGGGGAGCGACGAGGCGGTGTTGCGGGATCCTGACGGGGCGCAGTTCACGGTGACGTCGCGTCGGGGGCCGTAG
- the glgX gene encoding glycogen debranching protein GlgX: protein MLAWSGHPYPLGAAFDGQGTNFALFSEVAERVELVLVDDRDRHTVVPLTEVDGFVWHGYVPGVGPGQRYGYRVHGPWDPGLGHRCNPAKLLLDPYSRAVDGRFDNHASLFERTPGAPAPADSAGHTMLGVVTEPYFDWGDDRPPRRPYADTVIYEAHVRGLTRNHPDIPPDLRGTYAGLAHPAIIEHLTSLGVTAVELMPVHQYVQDGVLLDRGLSNYWGYNTIGFFAPHNAYAAQGTRGQQVNEFKSMVKALHAAGLEVILDVVYNHTAEGNERGPTLSFRGIDNASYYRLVDGDWAHYYDTTGTGNSLLMRHPYVLQLIMDSLRYWVTEMHVDGFRFDLAATLARQFHEVDRLSAFFDLIQQDPVISRVKLIAEPWDVGEGGYQVGNFPPLWSEWNGKYRDAVRDFWRGEPGSLGEFASRLTGSSDLYAHSRRRPRASVNFVTAHDGFTLRDLVSYNDKHNEANGEGNRDGESHNRSWNCGAEGETDDPAVRRLRARQQRNFLATLLLSQGIPMLGHGDELGRTQGGNNNAYCQDNDVSWIDWRLTDEQRALADFTRYVIGLRAAHPVLRRRRFFQGETATHPGQPLPDLVWLLPDGREMTDDDWQRPDAHSVAAFLNGDAIAEPDWCGQPVVDDSFLMLLNAYWEPVEFRLPDPPFGERWTPLINTAEPQDLPDESEYKAATTVLVERRSLRLLSRPSRQRP from the coding sequence GTGCTCGCGTGGAGCGGGCACCCCTACCCGTTGGGAGCCGCCTTCGACGGACAGGGCACCAACTTCGCCCTGTTCAGCGAGGTCGCCGAACGTGTCGAACTGGTCCTCGTCGACGACAGGGACCGGCACACCGTCGTTCCGCTGACCGAGGTCGACGGCTTCGTCTGGCACGGCTATGTGCCCGGCGTCGGCCCGGGACAGCGCTACGGCTACCGGGTGCACGGCCCCTGGGACCCGGGCCTCGGCCACCGCTGCAATCCGGCGAAGCTGCTGCTCGACCCGTACAGCCGGGCGGTGGACGGCCGGTTCGACAACCACGCCTCCCTCTTCGAGCGCACCCCGGGCGCCCCGGCCCCGGCCGACAGCGCCGGGCACACCATGCTCGGCGTGGTCACCGAGCCGTACTTCGACTGGGGCGACGACCGTCCGCCCAGACGGCCGTACGCCGACACCGTCATCTACGAGGCGCACGTCCGCGGCCTCACCCGCAACCACCCCGACATCCCGCCCGACCTGCGTGGCACCTACGCCGGACTCGCGCACCCCGCGATCATCGAGCACCTCACCTCCCTCGGCGTGACGGCCGTCGAGCTGATGCCGGTGCACCAGTACGTCCAGGACGGCGTGCTGCTCGACCGGGGCCTCTCCAACTACTGGGGCTACAACACGATCGGCTTCTTCGCGCCGCACAACGCCTACGCCGCCCAGGGCACCCGCGGCCAGCAGGTCAACGAGTTCAAGTCGATGGTGAAGGCCCTGCACGCGGCGGGCCTCGAAGTGATCCTGGACGTCGTCTACAACCACACCGCCGAGGGCAACGAGCGCGGCCCGACCCTCTCCTTCCGCGGCATCGACAACGCCTCGTACTACCGCCTGGTGGACGGCGACTGGGCGCACTACTACGACACCACCGGCACCGGCAACAGCCTGCTGATGCGCCACCCGTACGTCCTCCAGCTGATCATGGACTCGCTGCGCTACTGGGTCACCGAGATGCACGTCGACGGTTTCCGCTTCGACCTGGCGGCCACGCTGGCCCGCCAGTTCCACGAGGTGGACCGCCTCTCGGCGTTCTTCGACCTGATCCAGCAGGACCCGGTGATCAGCCGCGTCAAGCTGATCGCCGAGCCGTGGGACGTCGGCGAGGGCGGCTACCAGGTGGGCAACTTCCCGCCGCTGTGGTCGGAGTGGAACGGCAAGTACCGGGACGCCGTACGGGACTTCTGGCGCGGCGAGCCCGGCTCGCTCGGCGAGTTCGCCTCCCGGCTGACCGGCTCCTCCGACCTCTACGCCCACAGCCGCCGCCGCCCGCGCGCCAGCGTCAACTTCGTCACCGCGCACGACGGGTTCACCCTGCGCGACCTGGTCTCGTACAACGACAAGCACAACGAGGCCAACGGCGAGGGCAACCGGGACGGCGAGAGCCACAACCGGTCCTGGAACTGCGGCGCCGAGGGTGAGACCGACGACCCGGCCGTGCGCCGGCTGCGCGCCCGTCAGCAGCGCAATTTCCTGGCCACGCTGCTGCTGTCGCAGGGCATCCCCATGCTCGGCCACGGCGACGAACTGGGCCGCACCCAGGGCGGCAACAACAACGCCTACTGCCAGGACAACGACGTCTCCTGGATCGACTGGAGACTCACAGACGAGCAGCGCGCGCTCGCCGACTTCACCCGTTACGTCATCGGGCTGCGCGCTGCTCACCCCGTCCTGCGCCGCCGCCGCTTCTTCCAGGGCGAGACCGCCACCCACCCGGGCCAGCCCCTGCCCGACCTGGTCTGGCTCCTGCCCGACGGCCGCGAGATGACCGACGACGACTGGCAACGCCCCGACGCCCACTCCGTGGCCGCCTTCCTCAACGGCGACGCCATCGCCGAACCGGACTGGTGCGGGCAGCCCGTCGTGGACGACTCGTTCCTGATGCTCCTCAACGCCTACTGGGAGCCGGTGGAGTTCCGTCTGCCGGACCCCCCCTTCGGCGAACGCTGGACCCCTTTGATCAACACCGCCGAACCCCAGGACCTTCCCGACGAATCGGAGTACAAGGCGGCAACGACGGTCCTGGTGGAACGCCGCAGCCTACGGCTCCTCTCAAGACCTTCGCGACAACGCCCCTGA
- a CDS encoding pep a2 gives MKTAVPCYYHLDVEVSPERVGQVSRILAAHLRYWDLETLVEPVCHSTEMLLRTIDEHATDKNTSIEMWWNRHHLITAIGDNDRALRPDHELRDCLQRLAAVSDGWGCCATETGSKVIWFSQRARAGERAPLVPTAPTPNLREALQVPREVPVTTIADAAGTRDDVLEEAR, from the coding sequence GTGAAGACCGCAGTGCCCTGCTACTACCACCTCGACGTGGAAGTGAGCCCCGAACGGGTGGGACAGGTCAGCCGAATTCTGGCCGCCCACCTCAGGTACTGGGACCTGGAGACGCTTGTCGAGCCCGTCTGCCACAGCACGGAGATGCTGCTGCGGACCATCGACGAGCACGCGACGGACAAGAACACCTCGATCGAGATGTGGTGGAACCGTCACCACCTCATCACCGCCATCGGCGACAACGACCGCGCCCTGCGCCCGGACCATGAACTGCGCGACTGTCTGCAGCGCCTCGCCGCCGTGAGCGACGGCTGGGGCTGCTGCGCCACGGAGACCGGCAGCAAGGTCATCTGGTTCTCGCAGCGCGCCCGCGCGGGCGAACGCGCCCCGCTGGTGCCCACGGCGCCCACGCCCAACCTGCGGGAGGCGCTTCAGGTGCCCCGCGAGGTGCCCGTCACGACGATCGCCGACGCCGCGGGCACCCGGGACGACGTTCTGGAGGAGGCCCGGTGA
- a CDS encoding DUF5133 domain-containing protein, whose translation MLLPAKAEVARHLRRYRAWERAMLAAPADLTVRATFEDTGYTLCVLMGKRCAREAADAAERYLRITPAAYLREQDERPRTASISARRGPPGTRRWSFHAGR comes from the coding sequence ATGCTGCTACCGGCAAAAGCCGAGGTCGCCCGGCATCTGCGGCGATACAGGGCGTGGGAGCGCGCCATGCTCGCGGCCCCGGCCGACCTCACAGTCCGCGCCACCTTCGAGGACACCGGCTACACCCTGTGTGTGCTGATGGGAAAGCGTTGCGCACGCGAGGCCGCAGACGCTGCCGAACGGTATCTGCGCATCACTCCGGCCGCCTATCTCCGCGAACAGGACGAACGGCCCCGCACGGCGAGCATCTCCGCACGGCGGGGCCCACCCGGAACACGGCGGTGGAGTTTCCACGCGGGGAGGTAG
- a CDS encoding alpha-1,4-glucan--maltose-1-phosphate maltosyltransferase has protein sequence MGRTKSRTGVGAGTIGRIPVRDVRPAVECGRHPAKAVVGETFEVSATVFREGHDAVAANVVLTDPDGRPGPWTPMHELAPGSDRWGAKVTPSAVGRWTFHVEAWSDPVATWRHHARIKIPAGIDVGLVLETGGELYERAAAGVPDDAQRATVQAAADALRDDSLPPESRLAAAFAANVDAVLGRYPLRDLVTASDPLPLLVERERALYGSWYEFFPRSEGTPQQPHGTFRTAARRLPAIAAMGFDVVYLPPVHPIGTTFRKGPNNTLSAGPDDVGVPWAIGSPEGGHDAIHPDLGTIEDFDHFVAKAGELGLEIALDFALQCSPDHPWVQKHPEWFHHRPDGTIAYAENPPKKYQDIYPIAFDADMDGLIQETLRVLRHWMAHGVRIFRVDNPHTKPVVFWQRVIADINRTDPDVIFLAEAFTRPAMMHTLAQTGFQQSYTYFTWRNTKQELTNTSRTLGEAALLHAARTPTSPGATPSRNSPNTSPNSPARRPPTCLAQTGFQQSYTYFTWRNTKQELTEYLTELSGEAASYMRPNFFANTPDILHEFLQHGGRPAFELRAVLAATLSPTWGIYSGYELCENTPLRKGSEEYLHSEKYQLRPRDWAAAEREGRTITPLITQLNAIRRSHPALHRLRNLRFHHTDNDALIAYSKRTGPDTVLVVANLDPHHTQEATVSLDMPQLGLDWDASLSVHDELTGETFRWGRTNYVRLEPGRAPAHVLHVQASPPQIGGS, from the coding sequence ATGGGCAGGACCAAGAGCAGGACCGGTGTCGGCGCCGGGACCATCGGCCGCATCCCGGTACGGGACGTGCGGCCGGCCGTGGAGTGCGGCAGGCATCCGGCGAAGGCGGTCGTGGGAGAGACCTTCGAGGTCTCGGCCACCGTGTTCCGCGAGGGTCATGACGCCGTGGCCGCCAACGTCGTGCTGACCGATCCGGACGGCCGTCCCGGCCCGTGGACGCCAATGCACGAACTCGCCCCGGGCAGCGACCGCTGGGGCGCCAAGGTGACACCGTCGGCGGTGGGCCGCTGGACGTTCCATGTGGAGGCCTGGAGCGACCCGGTGGCCACCTGGCGGCACCACGCCCGGATCAAGATCCCGGCCGGCATCGACGTCGGGCTGGTCCTGGAGACGGGCGGCGAGCTGTACGAGCGCGCGGCGGCCGGGGTCCCCGACGACGCGCAGCGGGCGACCGTGCAGGCCGCCGCGGACGCGTTGCGGGACGACTCGCTCCCGCCCGAGTCACGGCTGGCAGCGGCGTTCGCGGCGAACGTCGACGCGGTGCTGGGCCGGTATCCGCTGCGGGATCTGGTGACGGCGTCGGATCCGCTGCCGTTGCTGGTGGAGCGGGAGCGGGCCCTTTACGGCTCCTGGTACGAGTTCTTCCCGCGTTCGGAGGGCACGCCGCAGCAGCCCCACGGCACCTTCCGCACCGCGGCGCGCCGGTTGCCGGCGATCGCCGCGATGGGCTTCGACGTGGTCTATCTGCCGCCCGTCCACCCGATCGGCACCACCTTCCGCAAGGGCCCGAACAACACCCTGTCCGCCGGCCCGGACGACGTCGGTGTCCCCTGGGCGATCGGCTCCCCCGAGGGCGGCCACGACGCGATCCACCCCGACCTGGGCACGATCGAGGACTTCGACCACTTCGTGGCGAAGGCCGGCGAACTCGGCCTGGAGATCGCCCTCGACTTCGCCCTGCAGTGCTCCCCCGACCACCCCTGGGTGCAAAAACACCCCGAGTGGTTCCACCACCGCCCCGACGGCACGATCGCGTACGCGGAGAACCCGCCGAAGAAGTACCAGGACATCTACCCCATCGCCTTCGACGCGGACATGGACGGCCTGATCCAGGAAACCCTGCGGGTGCTGCGGCACTGGATGGCCCACGGAGTGCGGATCTTCCGCGTGGACAACCCCCACACCAAACCGGTCGTGTTCTGGCAGCGGGTCATCGCCGACATCAACCGCACCGACCCCGACGTGATCTTCCTGGCGGAGGCGTTCACCCGCCCGGCCATGATGCACACCCTGGCCCAGACCGGCTTCCAGCAGTCGTACACCTACTTCACCTGGCGCAACACCAAGCAGGAACTCACGAATACCTCACGAACTCTCGGCGAGGCGGCCCTCCTACATGCGGCCCGTACACCTACTTCACCTGGCGCAACACCAAGCAGGAACTCACCGAATACCTCACCGAACTCTCCGGCGAGGCGGCCTCCTACATGCCTGGCCCAGACCGGCTTCCAGCAGTCGTACACCTACTTCACCTGGCGCAACACCAAGCAGGAACTCACCGAATACCTCACCGAACTCTCCGGCGAGGCGGCCTCCTACATGCGGCCGAACTTCTTCGCCAACACCCCCGACATCCTCCACGAGTTCCTCCAGCACGGCGGCCGCCCCGCCTTCGAACTGCGCGCCGTCCTGGCCGCCACCCTCTCCCCCACCTGGGGCATCTACAGCGGCTACGAACTGTGCGAGAACACCCCCCTGCGCAAGGGCAGCGAGGAGTACCTCCACTCCGAGAAGTACCAGCTCCGCCCCCGCGACTGGGCCGCGGCCGAACGCGAAGGCCGCACCATCACACCCCTCATCACCCAGCTCAACGCCATCCGAAGGAGCCACCCCGCCCTCCACCGGCTCAGGAACCTCCGCTTCCACCACACCGACAACGACGCGCTCATCGCCTACAGCAAACGCACGGGCCCGGACACGGTTCTGGTGGTCGCCAACCTTGATCCCCACCACACCCAGGAGGCCACGGTCTCGTTGGACATGCCGCAACTCGGCCTGGACTGGGATGCCTCCCTGTCCGTGCACGACGAACTGACGGGTGAGACCTTCCGCTGGGGCAGGACCAACTACGTACGCCTGGAGCCCGGCAGGGCCCCCGCGCACGTGCTCCACGTCCAGGCATCGCCACCGCAGATCGGAGGGTCTTGA
- the treS gene encoding maltose alpha-D-glucosyltransferase, which translates to MTVNEPVLDTFEDTPARDRDPDWFKRAVFYEVLVRSFQDSNGDGIGDLKGLTAKLDYLQWLGVDCLWLPPFFKSPLRDGGYDVSDYTSVLPEFGDLADFVEFVDSAHQRGMRVIIDFVMNHTSDQHPWFQESRKDPDGPYGDYYMWADDDKQYADARIIFVDTEASNWTYDPVRGQYFFHRFFSHQPDLNYENPAVQEEILAALRFWLDLGIDGFRLDAVPYLYAEEGTNCENLPATHEFLRRVRREIDAMYPDTVLLAEANQWPEDVVDYFGDYQNGGDECHMAFHFPVMPRIFMAVRRESRYPVSEILAKTPAIPSGCQWGIFLRNHDELTLEMVTDEERDYMWAEYAKDPRMRANIGIRRRLAPLLDNDRHSIELFTALLLALPGSPILYYGDEIGMGDNIWLGDRDAVRTPMQWTPDRNAGFSSSDPGRLFLPTIMDPVYGYQVTNVEASMASPSSLLHWTRRMIEIRKQNPAFGLGSYTELQSSNPAVLAFLREYEDDLVLCVNNFARFAQPTELDLREFSGRHPVELFGGVRFPAIGELPYLLTLGGHGFYWFRLSRVASRIGRRL; encoded by the coding sequence ATGACCGTCAACGAGCCCGTGCTGGACACCTTCGAGGACACGCCTGCCAGGGACCGTGACCCGGACTGGTTCAAGCGCGCCGTCTTCTACGAGGTCCTGGTCCGCTCCTTCCAGGACAGCAACGGTGACGGCATCGGCGACCTCAAAGGCCTGACCGCCAAACTCGACTACCTGCAATGGCTCGGCGTCGACTGCCTGTGGCTGCCGCCCTTCTTCAAATCACCCCTGCGCGACGGCGGCTACGACGTCTCCGACTACACCTCCGTGCTGCCCGAGTTCGGCGACCTCGCCGACTTCGTCGAATTCGTGGACTCCGCCCACCAACGCGGCATGCGCGTCATCATCGACTTCGTCATGAACCACACCAGCGACCAGCACCCGTGGTTCCAGGAATCGAGGAAAGACCCCGACGGCCCCTACGGCGACTACTACATGTGGGCCGACGACGACAAGCAGTACGCCGACGCCCGCATCATCTTCGTCGACACCGAAGCGTCCAACTGGACGTACGACCCGGTCCGTGGGCAGTACTTCTTCCACCGCTTCTTCTCCCACCAGCCGGACCTCAACTACGAGAACCCGGCCGTCCAGGAGGAGATCCTGGCCGCCCTGCGCTTCTGGCTGGACCTCGGTATCGACGGATTCCGGCTCGATGCCGTGCCCTATCTGTACGCGGAGGAGGGCACGAACTGCGAGAATCTTCCCGCGACCCACGAATTCCTCAGGCGTGTCCGGCGTGAGATCGACGCGATGTATCCGGACACCGTGCTGCTGGCCGAAGCGAACCAGTGGCCCGAGGACGTCGTCGACTACTTCGGTGATTACCAAAACGGTGGCGACGAATGCCACATGGCCTTCCACTTCCCGGTCATGCCCCGCATCTTCATGGCCGTACGGCGGGAATCCCGCTATCCGGTCTCGGAAATCCTCGCCAAGACACCGGCCATCCCCTCCGGCTGCCAGTGGGGCATCTTCCTGCGCAACCACGACGAGCTGACCCTCGAAATGGTCACCGACGAGGAACGCGACTACATGTGGGCGGAATACGCCAAGGACCCCCGCATGCGCGCCAACATCGGCATCCGGCGCCGACTGGCCCCGCTCCTCGACAACGACCGGCACTCGATCGAGCTGTTCACCGCCCTGCTGCTGGCCCTGCCGGGCAGCCCGATCCTCTACTACGGCGACGAGATCGGCATGGGCGACAACATCTGGCTCGGCGACCGCGACGCCGTCCGCACACCCATGCAGTGGACCCCGGACCGCAACGCCGGATTCTCGTCGAGTGACCCGGGACGGCTGTTCCTGCCCACGATCATGGACCCGGTCTACGGCTACCAGGTGACGAACGTCGAGGCCTCGATGGCCTCGCCGTCCTCTCTCCTGCACTGGACGCGCCGCATGATCGAGATCCGCAAGCAGAACCCGGCCTTCGGACTCGGCTCCTATACGGAACTCCAGTCCTCCAACCCGGCGGTGCTCGCCTTCCTGCGCGAATACGAGGACGACCTCGTGCTGTGCGTCAACAACTTCGCGCGCTTCGCGCAGCCCACCGAACTCGACCTGCGTGAATTCAGCGGACGTCATCCGGTGGAGCTGTTCGGCGGGGTCCGCTTCCCGGCGATCGGCGAGCTGCCGTATCTGCTGACCCTCGGGGGCCACGGCTTCTACTGGTTCCGGCTCTCCCGAGTCGCATCCCGCATCGGCCGACGGCTTTGA